CAGAAAATACGCACAGAGAGAAGTGCTGCATAACAACAATGAAATGCAATTAAGACTGCCTAcatgtaaaataagtatttcatTTAACAAAGAGTCGTCTTTATTAGCTAGGCCATTAATTACAATACCTGAAATTAAAAGTtggttttttaatacaaattgatcGTGAAATTAATGTGCATCTTAATTGATTTGACATAGTATTGTAATagcaataaatgaattaatagcagcatttaaattcacttttgtaatttttaaaatacaatatttcctaattaattttcatttttataaagaacttttaacaataaagagtaaactacaatagatttcaaattttaaagtatttctgaGGAGGTGTacaatgcagttttttttaaatagaaaggtGTGGGTAAACTCCTTTTAACTTTACTTGACCTGTTCTCTTTGGAGTTAACTTATAGATTAAGGAGAGTCATTGAAGTGAGAGTTGTAGAgtactaataaaaagtggttttgaCACTTAgctatctttaactcagactCGCAGTCCAcagtccttctctattggaaggaaaaAGTGGTTTGCACATTATAATACCATAAAATGATTGTTTTTCCTGAGtgtcaatttacaaaattttatttatgagagaCAAACATTGATTATACTCAAGTTAATATATTTGGGTTCCATTTTTAGACTACAGGGAGCAACAGATACACACTTACtcttaacattacaaataatgttctgggaatcaataatatttcattctaGTACcggttatttaaaacataaaagagGTAACATTTCATTTAATTCCTTGTTGGACATTTTTGAGCAACCaatcaagaaaaatattgtcAGATCGCTTACTAAATGCATAGTTTAGTCAGGAGAACTATGCAAGAAAACATTATTACGGGTCAACTGTAAATTTGGAAATCATACTAATTTTAGATATATCATGAATTACTAACCTGTATAATACCTGTAGTGCCATTTACTTAAGAATTAAAATCCATATGCAGATGGGGATTTCTAAATATCTAACTTATTGTCACTACAgtcttttaaactaaaatatgttaacaCTCTCCAGATCCAGTGCCAACAATCACAGGGAAAACATCTAACCGACAATAACACTGGTCCACTCGAGCTTAACAATATACAACTgactaaaattttcaaatgataatCAATAGCAGATATGAAAGTACAtcaatcagtaaataaaataaaatacacataatggatttaaataatatcattcaataattaaaagttCATACAATCTAGAGTTGCACACAGTGATAACCCTACAGACGCTATTAAATACGGAAACATCAGTAAGTATTGTTATGGATACTGGTGTTGAATACTGCGACGACAAAGTTCTGGACGGCATTTTTATTGTCTCTGGTTTCATAAACCCTTAAgtagaaaacaatttattgtgaAAGGTGCGACCTTCAGTTAGAGGTGAAGCACCGCGGGTGTGGGTGTAGGTGCAGACACTGGCATGTTGGTAGCAGTGAGGTCCACTACCTCGTCCCTGTCGTATGCATCCTCGTCCGAGCCCGTTGTCGTGGCAACCGACTGTGCTGACTGTTGTGAACCCGACGATAGCTGACTGTTGCGCGAGAATGAGCCCCTGCGTGGTGCCACGGTCCGCTGGTTGGCAGGCTTCACAGTGATTATGAGGTTCCAGCTGTTGGCCACCATCATGTCTGTCACCTGGTACAATAATATTTTGGCTAACATTACAcaacatttacattacaatacatCATTATAGGGACTGACAAGTCAGAAAATTAAGGATGGTGTAAATTGtgctaatattaaataaatatttgctgtATGTTGAGGAATGTTTAATAATGTACTAATTAGTCATATATTTAGTGTAACACAACAAAACTTTACAGTAGAAATTTTAAggttaatatcttaaaacaagttAACAATGTCTAACagaatttttaacattatgtGCTTTTATGGTTTGAGTGCAAATATAAATGTTCTAAGTAGAGTAGAACTATAATGTCAATAGCACACTCATTGGCCCAGGCCTCTCAGGCAACATAGCCCAGCCAAGTTtcactaaaattaatacaattcttACCAGTTAGCAATGTTTAAAGagatcaattcaattcaattcaaaaccttatttatttccaaataaagaaattacagttccataatagagtaatatatactatagtaattttcaagtatgattaaaacattaacattacttaaaatataggaaaaaagtacccaaataggcaagcctgtgcgtgggcacgagtcgttgaaaagataggtcgacccacattgccgataagttttaatcatatataactcagatagcacacttaacacactcacgtacatacataaatacataaacctaGCTCCCATTACAATAGAGCTAAAAAAAGTAAGTTAGGTAACGGGGCATAGGCTAGTAACAGACATGagcttgaagtaaaagaaaaagaaaatcctatCTGTAATTGGATGCAATAACGTTCTCCGTTGCCTCCCCTCCCAAATCCGTGAGCCAATTAACCAGTAGcttcttaaatattccaatttttatattataaaaatcagttaatggtctcggtaaatttctaatcaaaatttgcattatataatgagaattagttaatgtaaagcttttagttaatctatctgttaaaatatttactgaaaccgaAATCCTAGTTCCGTACCTATGGTTAGTtcgtttaaaaattgtgttattgtttttatacatatacaaaaccaatgtttttacatatagctGCCTGACCCCCAAAACTCCCATATCATTAAAAAGTGCAGATGATGCATAACGGTTACCTTTACACAGGGCAGTCTTAAGAATGGCTCTTTGGACAACATTTATAGGTTCTAATACTGATTTATAGGCACCACCCCAAGCTATAATACCAACCAATAACATTGATTGACAATAAGCAAAATAAGCAagtttcaattcattaaaatttaaaatttcacgtagctgcctaaatacaaaaataaattttcttaatttgtttttcatgtaatctaTGTGCTCTGCCCAACGCATCCGTTTGTCAAACATAATTCCTAGATATTTATATGAATCGACACTGCTTATAGTGTCACAACCGCATGTTTCACTCGTGAAATTGCCACAGGAATGAAGTTTTagactattttcattaaaatcattattagttCGTAATGAAATTGGCAAGAATTtcgttttggaaacatttaaagataataagttttgatcaaaccatttttttactatGGATAAGCCACGTAATGTCTTAGTTTTGACTTCTCCCCAATTCTTTCCTTCGTATAGTATTGCGGAATCATCTGCAAAGAGAAACAACTCACCCTCCACATACAGATTGGCAAGATTGTTAATATAGATCAGGAAAAGAATGGGACCAAGTGTACTTCCCTGGATGACTCCGTAGTCTACTTGCTGTTCACTACTCTTTGCTCCACAGATCGATACATATTGCTTCCTGTCCGACAGGTAGCTCTCAAACCATAAGTATGTGCTACCTCGGCAGCCTAtacaatgtaacttttgtaagagCTTACTCCGTGAAATGGAGTCAAATGCTTTAgccaaatctaaaaatacaatgaGGCAACGCCTATTCGAACTAATAGCATCGTTAATTCCTTTAGTCAGCATGTACAACGCATCTGTTATGTTTTTATCtcttctaaatccatactgacatgaggttaaaatattattgttatttaaatacttaactaattgatttttaattattttctcgaGTACTTTAGAAAAAACGCTTAATAATGATATTGGACGGTAATAGTTGTGAAACCTGATTCCTTgcaatttaaaactacattagaGAAAGGACATTGGTCTGAATTTTACTCTATAACTCATTAAAATTCTGAGAACTGTGTAAATTCTAGGacaaattttcagaaattttgtattttgcaaaCTTTATATCCCCAAAACATAATTCCTACCATAAggtaaaacctatttaaaaatcgTGACTAACagcagaaataattaattatagcaaATCAAAAAGTAATCTTTTTCTCTCTAGAAGTCAAACCTTCATGACACTACTGTGGagcagaaatataaaaaatgtaaaatgaccatacaaacaaattttaaaagcaaattactaaatattatcgatcacataaaacattttgtaaaataaaaaaatatttacttttgtcaCTTTTCACAGTATACTGTAGCTTGATTATTTGGGATGGTTcaacatttaatagttttaatagaaTTGTTATCCTCCAGAAAAGAGTGATAAGAATTTTATTAGTAAACCAATATTGATGAACACAGCAAAACTTGTTTAAGTCTGCaaataatttaactttgcaataaaatttgcaagttttatgtaaagaataaacTAGGATTTTGCAAATTGCACTAACATTTGTAGCACAAGAAGAAACTTTGTGGAAATTCCTTAACACAAtacctacttaaaaaaataaacattatgctTAGAcaaatagacaaattctttatttacaaattctttgagaattgtaactcgtcaaaatttgttacagatcatataaatacaattgcgTAGTTTACAAACAATGAATTTACAGGTAAATGTCCAGTTTGGTTGTTAGTTTTGCTCTCTGTTCAGGTATTCTTCTAACGAGTAGAATGGATTTTGCAGCAGCCACAGCTTCACCTCCTTCTTGAATTTTGCCGCACCATGTCCCTTCAGGTCTTCTGGCAGGTGGTTCCACAGTTTTAAACCCATCTAAGAGGGCTTCTCCTCAAATAGAGAAAGTCGATGCCCAGGAAGATGAAAATCTGTCGCTCGTCTTGTGTTGTAATGATGTGTGTTACATCCTCTGGGAAAACCTCTCTCGTGCACACAGGTTACTGCCTCCAGCACGTACAAGGATACAACCGTCAGAATTGAGAGGTTGATAAAAGCTGATCGACAACTCTCTCTTGGCTGTAAGTCAGCAAGTGTTCTCACTGCTTTTTTCTGTGTTACCAGCACACGTTGGAGATTTCCTGCAGATGAATTACCCCAGACCAGGAGACCATAGCGAAGGTTCGattcaaataaagcaaagtagGCTGTTTTTGCAGAGGGTACATcacttattgatttttattacctGGCTAgtgacaaattaataaaatattttaaataaaccaagCATGTCTTAATACTTAAAAGAGAGACGCAAAATTGTtacaccaatttttatttttagggtaaTTTTAGTATGTAGTAAAAAGACtaaaaacaacacattttgtaaggtaatgtttaaatatttacttaacaaatttaaaaaaagatttcttcctaatgttttaaaattatgctacCAATAAAATTAAGCTTTTATTAGTTTACATGAAACTgttgaactaaatttaaaatttagttattttaagaatatgtaaaaaaaagtttaaaaaattgttcttcATCTTTAATAGCTTACaggaacaattataaaaataattataccatCTACAATTGCCATATAAGCGGTTTAGTAGTATTTAGTATTACTCATTTCTATTCTAGATAgcagtaatactgaattaaagTTTaagatgaaaaatctttattgcaATAACGTTTGACAGTTTACAAGAAATGAAAAACAAACTGGTGCATTGTAAAACAAAGatgatatttatgattaaatatttaaactggatttgctgaaaaaataatttgttgaagTCAACATCCTCATGCCTGGGGTGccatgataaaataattattcaaaattccATTGATTGACTATTTTCAGTAGTAATTTCAGATTACACCAATGTAAAGTTCAGCTTCTGgtacatatatgttttaatggAATTCTTTTATACGACAACTAACTAGTTTCAGTTAAAATATCATAGCTTTATTTGACTGTCtactaaaaaaacacaatttcaccCTTCACAAATATCAATATctagcaatttatttattaagtatgacTTACTTTCTTTcttaaaagtaaacaattcaaAGAATTGTTAACACTGAAAGAAAGCggatttgcattttaattttaatataattctaaccCCACTTAGAGTATGTCATTGCCTGATACTTATTTCAACCCAGTTGTCTCCAGTTCAATGTGACATACTAATAAGTATACTGTACATTGCTGCTATGTTGAATAACTTTTGTATCGTTTTAACCCCACTTAGTGTATGTCATTGCCTGATACTTATTTCAAACCAGTTATCTCTAGATCAATGTGCCATACTAATAAGTATCCTGTACATTGCTTCTATGTTTAACTTTTGTAACGTTTTAACCCCACTTAGTGCATGTCATTGTCTGATACTTATTTCAAACCAGTTATCTCTAGTTCAATGTGTCATACTAATAATTATCCTGTACATTGCTGCTATGTTGAATAACTTTTATATCGACCCTGTAGGCATTATAAACATTGCTTCTTTTCTGTTTCTTTATTTCATGCAAGAAACTAGTTTGTTTtgaatacaagtttttataatatgtgGATAAAAGTCCCAGCTTTAACTTTGTGCAATGTCATTAatcttgtaattataatataagtatttagaaTACTTGTTTTACATAGTTTagttttaggtaatattttagCTTGTGAATACTAATTTAACGATCTATATAGATTAAATTTCTAACTTAGTATCATAAAATctcttctttttaaaacaatgtacaagtTTGCGACactgttttttgtaaaaatattattttacctggTCCAACGTTTTGCCAGCAACCTCGATGCCGTTGACTTCTATGACTTCATCGTTGACGGCTAGAAGTCCCGTACTCTCTGCCAGTCCTCCAGGCACCAAACGGGAGATGAAGATCCCCGGAACCTTTTCCAAGCCGCTTGGAGTAACCCGCACACTGGTTCCATCTCGGATATAGAAACCCAGCGGGCGCTCTGATCCGTGCTTTAACAGACGTACTCGCCTCTGCGTATCCGGCACTATGTCCACATCTATAATTGCCGAGACCTATGACGATAAAAATTTGTGAATATACACTTGGTCAACCCTTTGACATGTTACTTATTTCATCTCATTTACCCTTTCCTGCATGACTTAATTTAGCAATTTTGGCTGGCTTCAGTATGATGTACGCAACATACTGCTAGGATATGGTTTTaacacatacatttaaaaatacacacaaaatacttttttgttgttACTTAGATAACTTCAAGTTCTCGCTCACCATCATAATCTTCCACAGCTTTCTATGCCATTGTAAGAACAGGCCTAGACCTGTCTTAACTCCTAGGAATAGGATCATCATTTAGGCCTATACAGGGATCACACTGAATGTTTTGAGATATTGGTAAACAATACATACTGCAATAACCAATACATTAGTTCTTATCTGATTGCCTGAGTACTTGTCAGTAGCTGACAACAAACTGAGTTCATCAGTGTACTTGTGTCATCTGTTATATTTTGTGAAGTAATGGAATTACAGAGAGAGCATTTTCAAGCTATAACTTTTACATCagtttgtctaaagatgagttttGAAACATCTCAAAATTGTCTTTGGTATTGAGGCACCGTCCCATGCAACTATCCCTAGGTAGCAAAAGTGTACTGCCACTGGAGGGGATTAATTTGATGTAGAAAAAACTCTTCACACATTTCAAAGCTTTCAAAGTAACCCTTGTATTCATTGCATTGCATTCAGAATATTCTGAATTGTTTTAGTCTTGAGCCTGTTAATTTGTAGAACaacgtaaaataatatataaataaagtttcgtcaagataaacaaataaacaaacataacataaatgcCTATGTAGACTGAGCACTGACTGTAGCCATGGTTCACTACATGTTACATTTCAGTATTCCATTGTTAATTTCTTCCCTTTAAATAGCTATCAGTTGAATCATTAATCatacttaaattattatcataGTTACTATCAAAATGAAACAGTGCATCCTCAATATCTTCATCGTGCAAAATAATTACATCACCCCCTTGACTTGTTGACACCATTTCAGTTGAAAAACACTCACTTTACATGTCTCTTATTGACAATGAAATAATGACAATACATGTATCTATTTCtaaacaaacaaatgtttaacCAATCAGCAGCAGACGCTACAAGTCGTTGGTCAGCTGAAA
The Homalodisca vitripennis isolate AUS2020 chromosome 1, UT_GWSS_2.1, whole genome shotgun sequence DNA segment above includes these coding regions:
- the LOC124368174 gene encoding partitioning defective protein 6, with product MSRHSKNHHKVDSGITVEVKSKFDAEFRRFSVSKATTMKYDEFHGLLEKLHRLGDVAFLISYTDPRDGDLLPINNDDNLARALQNARPLLRVIIQRKGESLEELNGYGTFKTRNLISSILGGTPGKSKTLCISNPHDFRQVSAIIDVDIVPDTQRRVRLLKHGSERPLGFYIRDGTSVRVTPSGLEKVPGIFISRLVPGGLAESTGLLAVNDEVIEVNGIEVAGKTLDQVTDMMVANSWNLIITVKPANQRTVAPRRGSFSRNSQLSSGSQQSAQSVATTTGSDEDAYDRDEVVDLTATNMPVSAPTPTPAVLHL